ATGACACCGTTGATCGCCTCCGTTCCGCCGTTGCTGACGCCACCGGTGGTGAAGTAGGCGAGGATCTCCTCGCGCCAGCGACGCAGGGTCTTGCCGAGCCGCTTGACCTCGGGGATCGGGCAGGTGTGCAGGGTGTCGAGGACCTTCTCCGCGACCTCTCGACCTCGCTGCGGGGTCTCGGCGTGGTAGATCGAGCGGACCAGCTGGTAGCACCGCCAGGCCACTTCGACCTCGTAGTCGGGGTCGCCGACAGGTAGGTACGTCTCGAGCCGCTGGCGTTGCCGGTCGGTGAGGTGTTCCTCGCCGGTGAGAAGGGTCCGGCGGATCTTGTAGAGCGGGTCGTCCTTGTGACCTCGTCGACGCAGGGTCGCCTGCTGGACCCTGCGTCGGACGTCGTCGAGGGCATTGCCGGCCAGCTTCACGACGTGGAACGCATCGAGGACCGCGACCGCGTCGGGGAGCTCGTCGCGAATCGCGTTGGCGTAGCCACGGAACGGGTCCAGAGCAGCGTGTTCGATGGTGACCTTGACGTCGACTCCCTCCACGCCCTGATCGGTGAGCCAGTCGGCGTAGACCTTCCCGGAGCGGCCCTGGACGGCGTCGAGGAGCCGGGCACGCAGGCAGCCGTCCGGGTCGCGGGTCAGGTCGACCATCACCGTGACCGCCTTGTCGAGGCTCGCGATCTTGGAGGGACGCCAGATGTGCTCGTCCACGCCGATGGTCTTGACGTTCCCCAGTCGGGCCGGGTCAGCGATCCGCTGCGATGCCGCGGTCTTGATCGCCGACCAGCAGGTGTCCCACGCGACCCCGAGATGGCGAGCGATCGCGGACACCGTGGTGTCGTCATGGCGCAACGCATCGACCGCCCAGGCCGTGGCCCTGGTCGTGAGTTTGGCCCGAGCCGGTGCGTAGGGATGATCCTCGGTCCACGTCGAGCGCGGGCACGACGGCTCGGGGCAGCGCCAGATCCGCTTGCGCCACCGCACCCGCACCGGCCGCCCGAAGCACGGCGCGTCATGGAGGACCTGGACGCGACGGCCGTGACCGATCGCGACCACCCCGCAGTCCGGGCATCCGGTCAGGTCGGCGTCGGACTCGACATCGAGCACCAGCGTGCCGTCGACGCGGGCGAGGACGGCGAGGACGGCGAGGACATGGACGCCCTCGACACCGAAGAGTTCATCAGCCCGCGCACACCACCGAGGAGACGGCGAGGGCGCGCAGGCGCACGTAGAGTGCGTCAACGTCAGGGTCTTTCGTTCAGCAGCTTGGTCGCCGCCGATCGTGAAGGCCCTGACGTCTTCTCAGCCCCCCGACACGCCGACCGTTCCCAACACCTCAACCACGCTCATCTGGGAAGGGCCGCATAAACCCAGGGTGGGGCGCCGCGTCCCCCCGCCATTCGACGGTTCAGGGGACGGATGCGGGGACGCTGAGGAGCCACGCTGCGGCTCGTGACCAAAGTCCGCAGCGCCAGGGTGTCCGATTCGCGCGCGCCGCGGTTGCTTATCCGTGGTGTGAGGACGTTGCGACAGCTCTCGACCCGCGCCGCGCGGTACGTACAGACACGGTCATGGCCGGGCGCCAGGTTGGTCTTCGTTCCTCAGGTCGGGGGGCTCGACGGTCTTCATGTAGCGGGTGGCGCCTTCGACGCTGAGTCCGAAGAGGTCGTAGTTCCTAGAGATTGGCTCCCGAGGGGGGCGCAGTCGTGAAGAAGGCCATCCTGCTCAGCCTGCCGCTGGTGCTGATCTGTCCGCTGCTGTTGCTCATGCTCGGCATGGGCAACGCCAACATCGAGGCCGTCCGCGCCGCCTGCGCCCCCACAGTCAACTCGACCATGGGCGGGTCGTTCGGCATCGGCACCCTCAACTGGCGGGGCGCCTCGCACTACAGGACCAACCCGCATCCCAGCGAGCGGCCGTACGCCGAGCGGGTCCCGAACATGGTCACAAAGATCGGCGCCTCAGCTGTATCGATCGTTGGGTTTCAGGAGTTCGAGTCGCCGCAGGCCCAGGCGTTCCTCAATGCCACCGGCGGGGCTTGGGACATCGTTGCCGGCAAACGCCGCGGGAGGCCATCAACGGCTGACGCCATCGCGTATCAGACCGGAGCGTGGACGGTCGATGAGGTTCGCTACGTGTCAATCAGGTACGGCAGTCCGGTCATTCAGGTCCCGTTGGTCCGGTTCACCTCAAGGGGGGACTTGGGGTCCGTCTGGGTGCTGAACACCCACCATCCGGCCGACGCTGTCGGAGGAACCGATGCGATGAGAGACGCCGCCGTTCGAACCGAATCGCAGGCCCTTGCGCAGTTGCACGAGAGCGAGCCAAACACGCCCCTCCTGCTGACCGGCGACATGAACGACAGGGCTCGGTTCAGGCAACTCTTCCTCTCCTTAGCCGGTGGCTGGTCGACCGCGAATCCCAACGACGAGCAGATCGACTGGATCATGGGTAGCCCCGCCGTCGCCTTCTCTGGGACCGTCGTCGACCGGAGCACCAACGACGGAGCGCACAGCTACACCGACCATCCGTTCGTCCACACCACCGCGCAGCTGACCGGTCCCGCGACCAGCGGGACGCAGGACGGCGCTGGTCTAGGTGTGATGCCTGCCGTCGAGGCGTCACCCGGTGGCCCGGTGGCCGGTGAGGTGCTGGTCGCGAACGCGAACATCAAGACCCGCGGCGGCTTCGACCCGGGTGTCCGCGCTCTCGCTGCGCCGTCGCCGGACTTCATCACCCTCAACGAGGTCCGCGACGTGCCGCCGAGCCAGATGCGCTCGGCCGCGCCGGGTTATGACGCCTACCGCGAGGAGGCCGTCGATGACACCCCAGGAGGCCGTGAGCAGTCGATGAACAACGCGATCATGTGGCGCACCGACACCTGGACTCTGCTCGACGGTGGCCGCGTGAAGATCGTTGACGACGACCAGGTCGTCGTTGGGGACGGCGACAGGTTGTGGGATCGGTATGCAGCTTGGGGGTTGTTCCAGCGCACGGATGGAGCCGTGGGCTCGGTGATCGCGGTGCACCACATGACCAACGGCTTGCGGGCGTTGACGACCGCTTGGCGTTGCTACCGTCCCACGGCATGGCTGCTAGACAAGCGACCGTCCTCGACGTGGACCGAATGGTGGAGCTGGCTGAGATGAAGCGTCGCGAGTACGAGCCCCACGCACCGGTGTTCCAGCGTCCAGCGAACGACGCCGCCGAAGTCCATCGAGCCTGGCTCGTACAACTCGTTGAAGACGAGGAGGTCGGAACCTTCGTGCACGAAGCGGAGGATGACTCAGTCGACGGATTCATCATCATTACGCCGGTCCCGGCGCCCCCGGTCTATGACCCCGGGGGCTTGTCCTCGCTCATCGACGACTTCACGGTGAGTTCCCCCGAGCGTTGGAAGACCTCGGGAGCGGCGCTTCTCGACATCGCTACAAACTGGGCACACCAGCGAGGTGCCGTCCAAGTCGTCGTGGTCAGCGGTCCCCACGACCAGCCGAAGAGAGACCTGCTCAAATCGGCCGGGCTCTTCGTTGCGTCCGAGTGGTTCACCGCCCCCTTGACCTCTTGAGGGCAATGGCCCCGACTCGACAGACGGTGACAAAGTCCCGCTGGCCGATCCCTCAGCGAGACGCTCACGAATAGTTGCGATCGTGCGATCGTGCGGCCGAAGCGTGGCTGCTGGTCCTTGATGCTCAACCAGCCTGCCTGGGTCTCGCGGACCTTGCCGAGGTGCACACCGCTCAGGACTTTTGACCCTTTCGCGCCTGGCTGCTGTCCGGCGAGCGTGGATGCAGCCCCTCAAGGAGCACTTCATGCCCACACCTGGCTTTTCGTTGATGGAGATCGTCGAAGGCGCCGCGCGAGCGCCGTCCTCGCACAACACCCAACCGTGGCGGTTCGCGGTAAGACCGGGCGAGATCGACGTG
This genomic interval from Nocardioides palaemonis contains the following:
- a CDS encoding ISL3 family transposase, producing the protein MLDVESDADLTGCPDCGVVAIGHGRRVQVLHDAPCFGRPVRVRWRKRIWRCPEPSCPRSTWTEDHPYAPARAKLTTRATAWAVDALRHDDTTVSAIARHLGVAWDTCWSAIKTAASQRIADPARLGNVKTIGVDEHIWRPSKIASLDKAVTVMVDLTRDPDGCLRARLLDAVQGRSGKVYADWLTDQGVEGVDVKVTIEHAALDPFRGYANAIRDELPDAVAVLDAFHVVKLAGNALDDVRRRVQQATLRRRGHKDDPLYKIRRTLLTGEEHLTDRQRQRLETYLPVGDPDYEVEVAWRCYQLVRSIYHAETPQRGREVAEKVLDTLHTCPIPEVKRLGKTLRRWREEILAYFTTGGVSNGGTEAINGVIEKTRRLAHGFRNFTNYRIRILLAADGSRPYRRRPAIRPEPC
- a CDS encoding endonuclease/exonuclease/phosphatase family protein; protein product: MKKAILLSLPLVLICPLLLLMLGMGNANIEAVRAACAPTVNSTMGGSFGIGTLNWRGASHYRTNPHPSERPYAERVPNMVTKIGASAVSIVGFQEFESPQAQAFLNATGGAWDIVAGKRRGRPSTADAIAYQTGAWTVDEVRYVSIRYGSPVIQVPLVRFTSRGDLGSVWVLNTHHPADAVGGTDAMRDAAVRTESQALAQLHESEPNTPLLLTGDMNDRARFRQLFLSLAGGWSTANPNDEQIDWIMGSPAVAFSGTVVDRSTNDGAHSYTDHPFVHTTAQLTGPATSGTQDGAGLGVMPAVEASPGGPVAGEVLVANANIKTRGGFDPGVRALAAPSPDFITLNEVRDVPPSQMRSAAPGYDAYREEAVDDTPGGREQSMNNAIMWRTDTWTLLDGGRVKIVDDDQVVVGDGDRLWDRYAAWGLFQRTDGAVGSVIAVHHMTNGLRALTTAWRCYRPTAWLLDKRPSSTWTEWWSWLR